The following are encoded in a window of Panulirus ornatus isolate Po-2019 chromosome 6, ASM3632096v1, whole genome shotgun sequence genomic DNA:
- the LOC139749148 gene encoding speckle-type POZ protein-like, whose product MSSGRRMNNPSASSPVKRPIAPLDTATPRRRLYHHHDEGLKDDLPHPASLRADSPSVRLGRCSFSSVERTPLRELNQQQVGGSWEELTMRVNMSATVTQQLLEWIYTGECGELGPLARPLMVAGLRHGVADLTLACEQHLAADLMPTNTLDTLLLAHKYGTPTLQQAALQYAVHQAPEVTLQPSWASVAARAPTLMLEFYRRLALHAQAKE is encoded by the coding sequence ATGTCGTCCGGTAGGCGAATGAATAACCCAAGTGCCTCCTCCCCTGTGAAGCGGCCTATCGCCCCCCTAGATACAGCCACACCCCGCAGGAGactttaccaccatcacgacGAGGGTCTCAAGGATGACCTGCCACATCCAGCAAGCCTCCGGGCAGACTCTCCCTCAGTTCGCCTCGGTCGCTGCTCCTTCAGTAGTGTAGAAAGGACACCACTGAGAGAGCTGAACCAGCAGCAGGTGGGAGGCTCCTGGGAGGAGTTGACCATGAGAGTTAACATGTCGGCCACTGTCACCCAACAGCTCTTGGAATGGATCTACACAGGGGAGTGTGGTGAGCTCGGACCGCTGGCACGGCCTCTGATGGTGGCTGGCCTGCGTCACGGTGTGGCCGACCTGACGCTGGCGTGCGAGCAGCACCTGGCGGCCGACCTGATGCCCACAAACACCCTGGACACCCTCCTGCTGGCGCACAAGTACGGCACGCCCACGCTGCAGCAGGCAGCCCTCCAGTACGCTGTCCACCAGGCACCAGAGGTGACGCTCCAGCCATCATGGGCGTCTGTCGCTGCCCGCGCCCCCACCCTCATGCTGGAGTTCTACCGCCGGCTGGCCCTCCACGCCCAAGCCAAGGAATGA